The following is a genomic window from Thaumasiovibrio subtropicus.
CCACTTCAATTGTTATGTTGGGCGCACTCTTTTCTAACTCATCGAGCAGACGTGGAATAACCGCTATCGCGCCGAAGTCTTGCACCGCAATCTTCACGACACCAGTGGCATTTACCGGCTCAAAGGTATTCACATTCAGTGCTAACTCCAATTGCTTCAATACAGGTACTAAAGCAAGATGTAACTCTTCCGCTTTTGGCGTTAACACCAGCTTACGCCCTACGGGCACAAGCAAAGGATCTTCAAAGGTATCGCGTAACTTATTGAGATGGTAAGTCACACTCGGAGGACGCATGGCCATCGTGTCTGCCACTGCGGTGACGCTTTTTGTTTCAAGTAGCTGGATAAGGATCCGTAGTGACTTGAGTTCCAGATGATTTAAGAGATCTTGCGCCATCATTTAAATTAGAAATTATCTAATCCTACTTTAGTTTTATTCAAATTTTTCTACTCACCATACCAGTGTACGCTAGTTCTATCCTCAATCAATCGCAATTTCCCGCTTTGGTATCGCGTGAGGACAGATGTTTTCGACTTTGTAAGGCAGTTAAAGATGACAATGAATAAACTCACCCGAACAGCACTCTCATTCGCCCTTTCTCTCACAACGGCAACGAGTTTTGCTCAACAACAAACTTGGCAAGATCTCGGCATCATGGCATCAATTCCTCCAGTTGCTGAAGCGCAAGTCACTTCAGCAAATTGGGTGATGTACCCCTACAATCGCTGGAGTTTTCAAAACATCACCAGTCTATTAGCCACGGTTCCCGTCGAGAGTGGCCCTACCATCGACTGGCCCATGGGCAACAACACTAATGTATTGCCCTTCGCGATCACCAATAGCAAAGGTGAAAGCACCACCATTGAAAAAGTACTTCACAGTCACAATACCGATGCTTTTGTTGTCGTTCACAAGGGTAAGCTTGTCCACGAAAGCTATTGGAATGGAATGACACCCAACAGCCAGCACTGGCTAGCATCAATGACCAAATCATTCACCGGCTTAACGGCAGAGATCTTAATTGCTGAGGGTAAAATCGACCCCACGAAGCGCGCCAAAGAGTATGTCTCTGAATTGAAAGGGACAGCAATGGGCAGTGCAACGGTTCAACAACTGCTCGACATGACAGCGGGCACCGCATGGGACGAAAGCATGGAAGCGCTGATGGATGAAACGTCATTCGCTCGTGAATATGGTAATGCCGCGGGTACTTGGCCAATGCCGGGCAAACCAACCAATGGGGTGTTCGGAATTCTGCCGCGTATCGAACAAGATCGTGAGCATGGCAAAAACTTTGTTTATAACTCTCCGCAAACCGATGCGATTGGCTGGGTGATCAGCGCCGTCACAGGTCAACGTTTCGAAGAAGTGATGTCAGACAAGTTCTGGTCTCAACTTGGGGCAGAGAACCACACCACATTGATGGCAGATACCAACACGTTCGCATGGGCCACTGGCGGGCTGTTTATGACCGCTCGCGATGCCGCTAAATTTGGTCAGTTGATCGTCAATCAGGGCGAATACAACGGTGAACGTATATTTGATAAGTCGGTCTATGACCGTATCACCACCGGCGATGCGAGTAAATTTGCGGACAGTGCTTATGAGGCTCGTATTCCGGGCGGAGCATACAGCAGCTTTTTCTGGCTAACCAACAATGATGATGACGCGATAATGGCAAAAGGCATGTATGCACAATATATCTATATGAATCCTACTACCGATGTCGTTATCGTCCGTTTGGCCTCACCGGAAATTTCGTCGATGCCAGAGTATGACTTAGATATGTTAGCGGTCTTCGACACTATCTCGACACACTTGAGCCAATAATATCAACAGTGGCGCGTGAAAATGCTCAAGGAATCAACAGTCGCACTAAATATTTCGGTCGAGTGTTGACAGCGTTTCTTTGAGCCGATAATATGCGCCCCACACAACGATTCCCCCTTAGTTCAGTCGGTAGAACGGCGGACTGTTAATCCGTATGTCGCTGGTTCAAGTCCAGCAGGGGGAGCCAAATTCCTAAAAGCCTCGTCACCACGACGAGGCTTTTTTCATTTCTACCTCACGACACGCTGCTGCGCAGTATGTCGCTGACCTCGGCGGCCCCGTACAAGTCCAGAAGAGGAAGCCAAATTCCTAAAAAGCCTCGTCACCACGACGAGGCTTTTTTCGTTTCTACCTCACGACACGCTGCTGCGCAGTATGTCGCTGACCTCGGCGGCCCCGTACAAGTCCAGCAGGGGGAGCCAAATTCCTAAAAGCCTCGTCACCACGACGAGGCTTTTTTCGTTTCTACTCCACGACACGCTGCTGCGCAGTATGTCGCTGACCTCGGCGCTATTGATCTCAATATGAGAAAATTGATGATAAATCAGTCGCCGAATTTGCCTACCGCTGACTAAAATCTTTATAAAAATGTCAACTCAACTTATCTTCCGGGTTAAATCGTCCAATTTCACCGCCTTTTTACCCAAAAACCCTGCCCAGTTATGGTTGTTAAGCAAGGCGTTAACGAAGATAATATCCGGATCACACTGAGCAAGATGATGTCGTAATGACCGAATACTTATTATTATTAGTTGGCACCGTGTTGGTGAACAACTTTGTGTTGGTCAAATTCCTTGGCCTATGCCCCTTTATGGGGGTATCAAAAAAGCTTGAAACCGCTATCGGTATGGGGCTGGCGACAACGTTCGTCCTAACTTTAGCTTCTGTTACCGCTTATCTGGTTGAAGCCTATATTCTCGCGCCCCTCGGTATTCAATACCTGCGCACGATGAGCTTCATTCTTGTCATCGCGGTTGTTGTCCAGTTCACCGAAATGGTCGTACACAAAACCAGTCCGACCTTGTATCGCTTGTTAGGGATCTTTTTACCGCTGATCACCACCAACTGCGCTGTACTCGGTGTCGCGCTACTGAACATTAACGAAAACCACAACTTCATTCAGTCAGTCGTCTATGGCTTTGGTGCAGCCGCAGGTTTTTCTTTGGTGTTAATTCTGTTTGCCTCCATGCGTGAACGTATTGCAGCAGCGGACGTACCCAATGTGTTTAAAGGGGCTTCTGTGGCGATGATCACTGCGGGTCTCATGTCTCTCGCATTTATGGGCTTTACGGGGTTAGTAAAACTGTGACGACAATTCTTTTAGCGGTACTTGCCCTCGCGGTACTGGCTGCCATCTTTGGCATGATTCTCGGTTTTGCATCGATTCGATTTAAAGTCGAAGCGGATCCCATCGTCGATCAAATCGACGCCATCTTACCGCAGACTCAGTGCGGCCAATGTGGCTATCCGGGCTGTCGTCCTTATGCTGAGGCCATTGCCAATGGCGATGAAATCAACAAGTGTCCTCCAGGTGGTCAACCCACCATCGAGAAACTCGCAGACCTGATGGGGGTTGAAGCCACGGATTCTGCCCACGATGATGAAAAGAGTAAGAAAACCGTCGCGTTTATCCATGAGGATGAATGTATCGGATGTACCAAATGTATTCAGGCTTGCCCTGTCGATGCCATCATTGGTGGCACCAAAGCCGTTCACACCGTGATCAAAGATGAATGTACTGGCTGTGACCTCTGTGTCGATCCTTGTCCAACCGACTGTATTGAGATGATTCCTGTCAATCAAACGCCAGAGACTTGGAAATGGCAGCAGTTTGCCATCCCTGTAACCACCTTGACGTCGGATGACACGGAGAAGACCCACTAATGCATTCTATTATTCAGCAAATCAAGAACGGCAAACTGTGGGACTTCCCCGGTGGGATTCATCCTGCAGAAAACAAAACGCTTTCGAATCAAACCCCAATTGCGCAAGCTCCACTTCCAACTGAGCTTATCATTCCCTTAAAGCAGCACATTGGTGCGAAAGGGGATATCAGCGTAAAAGTGGGTGATCATGTCTTGAAAGGTCAGGCGCTAACGCAGGCTGATGTCGCGATGTGTGTCCCTATACACGCGCCGACTTCAGGCAAGATCATCGCCATTGAGCCACGTACCATCGCTCACCCTTCGGGATTAGATGATCTTTGTATTGTGATCCAACCCGATGACCAAGACACATGGATAGAACTTCACCCTATCCCCAACTATCGCTACGCGGAGCCCACTGAGCTGCTCGAAAAGGTCCGTTTATCCGGTATTGCCGGGATGGGGGGTGCAGGTTTCCCAACAAGCCGTAAATTGCAAAGCGCAATGGGCCATACGGAACTGCTCATCATCAATGCCGCGGAGTGTGAGCCTTATATCACGGCAGATGACCGCTTAATGCAAGACTACGCGGACGAAGTGATTGAAGGTGTGCGAGTGCTCAGTCATATCCTCAAGCCAGCCATGGCGATCATTGCGATCGAGGATAACAAGCCTGAAGCCATCAAAGCATTGACCCAGCATGTGCAGCAAAATGATAACCTGCTGATTCGCGTCATTCCGACTAAGTACCCTTCCGGTGGCGAAAAGCAGCTGATAAAGATAGTCACTGGTAAAGAAGTGCCATCAAAAGGGCTGCCTTCTGATATCGGCATCATGATGCAAAACGTCGGTACAACCTTTGCAGTCAAGCGAGCAATC
Proteins encoded in this region:
- a CDS encoding serine hydrolase domain-containing protein codes for the protein MTMNKLTRTALSFALSLTTATSFAQQQTWQDLGIMASIPPVAEAQVTSANWVMYPYNRWSFQNITSLLATVPVESGPTIDWPMGNNTNVLPFAITNSKGESTTIEKVLHSHNTDAFVVVHKGKLVHESYWNGMTPNSQHWLASMTKSFTGLTAEILIAEGKIDPTKRAKEYVSELKGTAMGSATVQQLLDMTAGTAWDESMEALMDETSFAREYGNAAGTWPMPGKPTNGVFGILPRIEQDREHGKNFVYNSPQTDAIGWVISAVTGQRFEEVMSDKFWSQLGAENHTTLMADTNTFAWATGGLFMTARDAAKFGQLIVNQGEYNGERIFDKSVYDRITTGDASKFADSAYEARIPGGAYSSFFWLTNNDDDAIMAKGMYAQYIYMNPTTDVVIVRLASPEISSMPEYDLDMLAVFDTISTHLSQ
- the rsxA gene encoding electron transport complex subunit RsxA, producing MTEYLLLLVGTVLVNNFVLVKFLGLCPFMGVSKKLETAIGMGLATTFVLTLASVTAYLVEAYILAPLGIQYLRTMSFILVIAVVVQFTEMVVHKTSPTLYRLLGIFLPLITTNCAVLGVALLNINENHNFIQSVVYGFGAAAGFSLVLILFASMRERIAAADVPNVFKGASVAMITAGLMSLAFMGFTGLVKL
- the rsxB gene encoding electron transport complex subunit RsxB is translated as MTTILLAVLALAVLAAIFGMILGFASIRFKVEADPIVDQIDAILPQTQCGQCGYPGCRPYAEAIANGDEINKCPPGGQPTIEKLADLMGVEATDSAHDDEKSKKTVAFIHEDECIGCTKCIQACPVDAIIGGTKAVHTVIKDECTGCDLCVDPCPTDCIEMIPVNQTPETWKWQQFAIPVTTLTSDDTEKTH